The Loxodonta africana isolate mLoxAfr1 chromosome 6, mLoxAfr1.hap2, whole genome shotgun sequence genomic interval CGCATTCTACAGCAAACACCAAGCACCAACTCCTGGGCAGGCAACATCCTGTAAGAAAAATCCCACTTCTGAAATGCTAGACTCCATTATTTCTTTCTCTGATCCCCAGCCCCCAACCTTCCCTCTCTGGGGTTGTCTCACTTCCATTTAACTAATTCAAACTCCTTGGAACTTCTACTTCCTTTGGGTGCTTAGGTCCCCTCTATCATCACATCTCCATCCTTCCAAGATGAGGCCTCTAAAAACTCTCATGTCAACAAAGGAAATTTGCTCATTTCTTCATCCTTCTACTCAACACCTGCAAGCATAAGCCCCAGATGAATCAGTTCCACCAGGACACATATCTATCAGAAAATATCATATGgggcaattagtgttaaattgctgaataATCCATAGCTGACCATGGAAATTACATTGCCTAATAGAAACTGTTCATTGGTaccttccacccccacccccagccccagtgGCAGCCAGGCCACGTGCTATACTTGCCATACCTTACATACAATTCTGGCTTCCACGGCTCAATTTCTAGCTCTTACACAGCTGAAGAAAACTGCACAACTATGAAGACGGTGCCTTTACAAATGGACAACCTAGGTTGAGGAACACCATTGCTTGTCAATCATGTTATGGACCCTTAACTCCCCTCTCATTCCTCTCAATGACCATTCCAAATGTGAACTACCCTACTGTTAACACTTCAACAGTTTATCTCACAGAACGCTGTTCGAAGGAGAATGAGACATAGACATCTCTAGAAAGATTGGTAGATCAGTAACCACTTGaaagtaactttttaaaaaatgtgttccaTCTGGAACACTGATTGAGTAAGGGCATCAATACAGACCTGAGAGAGTGGCTTTCTGTGGGCACAGTTTATGCCCCCAATGAACACCATGTTGGGCATGACTGGCCTGGGGTAGTCCATCACAAAGTCTCCTCTGAACAGCCACACAGATCCATAGCTGAAAATGTCCACCACAGACACCTCTCTCTGAAAGAGCTCAGAAGCAAGGCTTGCAAAAGGAGCAAAAAATATACTGCAAATGTACTGTGGGACCAGAAGGTAGAGCATGTTCCTGACCCTTTGCAGAAATGTCATGTGGTCTGAATTCCTTGTTAACAACCTAGGAATATATGAAGATGGATTTGGGCATTGTGCGCCCTCAAAATCCAATTCACATGGAATGTAACGCAAAAAATACACAGCAGGAACTGACAGATACTCAGCCAGCACTGTCCCACAGGGATAAACAGGGTCAGTTAAAACCACATCAAAGGAACTATCATTCAGATACCTGATCAGATCCTTGTTATACAAAAGACTTGCACAAGACCTTTGATAGAATGCAGACACATTTTGCAAAATGATGATTGTTTTAAGAAATGTCTTCAGGAAATGTTCACTTTCAAAAATCAAGTGACTCTGGCGCAGGAAGATGTCTTCAAATTCCTCCTGGGTGTACGGAATGGCGTAGGTTTTCAGGGTGAAGAAGTCTTCTCCTTTGATGTGCACATTCACTTCAGGCGCGAGGACAACTGTCTGGTGCCCCCTGGCTTGGAGCTCCTGCACAGCCTTTCTCATGCTGAGCCAGTGGCTGCCCTCCATGGGCACCACCAGCACCTTCCCACCCTCAGCCCAGGGCTCAACACACAGCAAGAGAAGCAGCACCCTGAGTGCAGACAGGGCAACCCAGAGTCCAGCAGCCATCTCAGCAGAAGCCAAAGCCACTGGCTTTCCCCACAGGCTGTGCCTACTACATAAGTTTCTTTCATGTTATCTTATCACCAAGCCACTTAGCAAAATGGAATTTAATTGGAAGACAGAGTATCCTCCTTAAGTTAATCATTACACAATCAATCTAAACTTTCACCCCATTCTCCAGCCCTTCTGCCCCTGCCTAGGGAGATCGGCCCCACTCCACCCCCATCTTGGAAAAACTCATCTGACCCAGCTGCCGTCTCTGGGGAGTATTCTAGTCCACTCTCTTATTTTTCATCTAATTCCTAAAGCAAATATGTGGGCACCTACATCATGCCATCATCTCCTACTTCTCTGTGAGCCATGTTCTTTCTACCAGGCTGTAGCTGAGCTCTGAGGCATCACTGGTGCTCTAGACCCCAACTGTAACGTGCTGGATGGGACAGTTTGGTGACTCTTAAAACTCTTTCTTCCCAGTGAAGGGTAACATGGAGCACATCCAAAAAAAGCATACGTTCTCTATATAGGTAGGCTCTCTGGTTGTgttcattttccacatcaggatcTCCCTGTAATGACCACAGAAGACACTGCTTGAAGACTCAGCTTTCAAATACAGTAATACCTGGACAGACCCTGAACTCAAGACTTAAAGACAACAAAAGGATTGGTTGAGAATGTTACATCTACCCCATGGAGACTTATCCAAAGCGTAACTGTGCAGGTAAGCCTTAACAATACCACCATGAATTCAGATAACATCTGCCTCCCAGGCCCTGCTTCCATGGGACAGAAGGGAGTTGTGACCTGGCCTCAGATCTGGCCCTGACTGAAGACTAAAGTTCTCAGTCTCTGGCTACTCTGTTCCAAGACTGCCGTGGACTTTAGGCTCATCTTTAACATTCTGTAGTTCAAATTAAAGCTTTGCCCCAAAGTCATTTCTGGCCCCAAGTCCCGATAAGGATGGATTCTTCCAGAACACGACAGGATACGTAAGTTTTGGGGCCCATTGTTCTAATTTCAAGATATTAACAGCAGTGTACTAAAACAGGCACAGGCTCTCGTGAGCACAGGTCATGTGCCCATGAGGCTGAGCCTGCTCCAGAAAATCACTCCCTTGTAGGCTCAGCAAGATACTGATGCCTCCTTGTGTCCACCCTGGGCTGGCTCCTGGGGCTGTCCAAACTTCTCTTTCACTGAATGTGCCCTTCTGCTTCCATGTTATCTGCAACAATGGTATTCTGGCCCGGACCACCATGACTAGCTCAGTCTTTCCTTTGGGAGGGAGTCATTGTCATTAGAGATCCACACTGAAGAGATTCCACCATGGGACAGATGTAAGCTTGCCTAGACAGTTCCTATGCTGGACTAAC includes:
- the LOC135231510 gene encoding UDP-glucuronosyltransferase 1A3-like, whose product is MAAGLWVALSALRVLLLLLCVEPWAEGGKVLVVPMEGSHWLSMRKAVQELQARGHQTVVLAPEVNVHIKGEDFFTLKTYAIPYTQEEFEDIFLRQSHLIFESEHFLKTFLKTIIILQNVSAFYQRSCASLLYNKDLIRYLNDSSFDVVLTDPVYPCGTVLAEYLSVPAVYFLRYIPCELDFEGAQCPNPSSYIPRLLTRNSDHMTFLQRVRNMLYLLVPQYICSIFFAPFASLASELFQREVSVVDIFSYGSVWLFRGDFVMDYPRPVMPNMVFIGGINCAHRKPLSQVCIDALTQSVFQMEHIF